A single Crateriforma conspicua DNA region contains:
- a CDS encoding SDR family oxidoreductase, translated as MNTLFDLSNDVAVVVGGTGELGGHMAQALASAGAKVAVVGRNEQRGQNRVDAITGDGGTAKFFAADGLVTESLESARDAITAWAGVPTVLVNAAGGNHPDATIPPGGDFCKLPGEAWQKVFDLNLVGGALLPSQVFAPAMIQAGVGSIINIASMSGIIPLSRVVAYSAAKAAVINLTLWLAREWATTGVRVNAISPGFFPAEQNKKLLFNDDGTYTERGGQIIGHTPMERFGKPEELAGAAIWLASRQASSFVTGQNIAVDGGFASVTI; from the coding sequence ATGAACACACTATTTGATCTATCCAATGACGTGGCCGTTGTTGTCGGCGGCACGGGCGAACTGGGCGGCCACATGGCCCAGGCGTTGGCATCGGCGGGTGCAAAAGTCGCCGTTGTCGGTCGCAACGAACAGCGGGGTCAAAACCGCGTCGATGCGATCACCGGTGACGGCGGTACGGCGAAATTCTTCGCGGCCGACGGATTGGTCACCGAATCGCTGGAATCGGCCCGCGACGCGATCACCGCTTGGGCGGGCGTTCCGACGGTTTTGGTCAACGCGGCCGGCGGCAATCACCCCGACGCCACGATCCCGCCGGGCGGCGATTTTTGCAAACTTCCCGGGGAAGCCTGGCAAAAGGTTTTCGATTTGAACCTGGTCGGCGGGGCCCTGCTGCCCAGCCAAGTCTTCGCACCCGCGATGATCCAAGCCGGCGTGGGCAGCATCATCAACATCGCGTCGATGTCGGGCATCATCCCGCTGTCTCGTGTGGTCGCCTACAGCGCGGCCAAGGCGGCGGTGATCAACCTGACGCTATGGCTGGCCCGCGAATGGGCCACGACCGGCGTGCGGGTCAATGCGATCAGCCCGGGATTCTTTCCAGCCGAACAAAACAAAAAACTGTTGTTCAACGACGACGGCACCTACACCGAACGTGGCGGGCAAATCATCGGCCATACGCCGATGGAACGCTTCGGCAAGCCCGAGGAACTGGCCGGTGCGGCAATCTGGTTGGCCAGCCGACAAGCGTCCTCGTTCGTCACCGGACAAAACATCGCCGTCGACGGTGGGTTCGCCTCGGTCACGATCTGA
- a CDS encoding serine/threonine-protein kinase, translated as MAIDRNRLAETTPTPVGANASRDAALPPAGDNQANMRFLYEPGSTPLPRYTIRRGLGVGGFGEVYFAVSEAGKEVALKRIQRNLDVELRGVSQCLNLKHANLVALYDICRDENDGAWVVMEYVAGKNLRQILDENPNGLPEGEARRWFREMCAGVDHLHSAGLVHRDLKPGNLFDDMGVVKVGDYGLSKFISASHRGGHTESVGTFHYMAPEIGRGEYGREIDIYALGVILFELLTGRVPFDGESCHEIIVKHLTALPDLSSVSSPYREVIDRALQKDPARRPSSIAELLQPLGLTTALPAVGQLSSSPPVGVDPVYTATVTGDAARTPRAKNGQPVGKQADAPEIFVGRAVSPVGPVHEPNPTMQEEPIARAVRHGFRQLGGWWDGLERSPGAKTALVIIGIITLVFNTHWLVPMLWVLGFIYVPYYVVRNIVLHVRQQPTYAQAQRIADSHAVPHHPITRDAWRRQMRNGLRAKHTVTRVAELCTSSIAAILTCLFLAVAAGVIGLRRGPVGPAELAPYGLLAAIGMIATLPLLLLGKLWEREEGESLRRRIALAGLGAGIGLATFAISQYLLLPVDAGLAREIDSTDLPQAFYADNGVPYGAAFVAHFALLLAGLRWWKMVDPLRKRRLSLWSVAVAVVGEWLIHQVLPIPQPSGMMLAGGIAIAVQMSAPWVNPALAKDKDVMNAGRRGVGPNRHEAATASEGMV; from the coding sequence ATGGCTATCGACCGGAATCGCTTGGCCGAAACCACGCCCACGCCTGTCGGGGCCAATGCGTCGCGTGACGCCGCGTTGCCGCCGGCCGGCGACAACCAAGCAAACATGCGTTTTTTGTACGAACCCGGATCCACCCCGCTGCCCCGATACACCATCCGTCGTGGATTGGGCGTCGGTGGTTTCGGCGAAGTCTATTTCGCCGTCAGCGAAGCGGGGAAAGAAGTCGCGCTGAAACGAATCCAGCGAAACCTGGATGTCGAATTGCGTGGCGTGTCGCAGTGTTTGAATCTGAAGCACGCCAATCTGGTCGCGCTGTACGACATTTGCCGCGACGAAAACGACGGCGCTTGGGTGGTGATGGAGTACGTCGCGGGCAAAAACCTGCGTCAGATCCTGGACGAAAACCCCAACGGATTACCCGAAGGGGAAGCCCGTCGTTGGTTTCGCGAAATGTGCGCCGGTGTGGATCATCTGCACAGCGCGGGGCTGGTCCACCGGGACTTGAAGCCGGGCAACCTGTTCGACGATATGGGCGTTGTGAAGGTCGGTGATTATGGCCTGAGCAAATTCATCAGTGCTTCGCATCGCGGCGGGCATACCGAATCGGTCGGAACATTCCACTACATGGCCCCGGAAATCGGTCGTGGTGAATACGGCCGAGAGATCGACATCTACGCCTTGGGCGTGATTCTGTTCGAACTGTTGACCGGTCGGGTTCCGTTTGACGGCGAAAGCTGTCACGAGATCATCGTCAAGCATTTGACCGCGTTGCCGGATCTGTCGTCCGTTTCATCGCCTTATCGCGAAGTCATTGACCGCGCGTTGCAAAAAGACCCGGCGCGTCGTCCGTCATCGATCGCCGAATTGCTGCAACCGCTGGGTTTGACCACTGCGTTGCCGGCGGTCGGTCAATTGTCATCGTCGCCGCCGGTCGGTGTGGACCCTGTTTACACGGCAACGGTTACCGGCGACGCCGCCAGGACGCCTCGAGCGAAGAACGGTCAGCCGGTTGGGAAACAGGCGGACGCACCGGAGATTTTTGTCGGTCGTGCGGTTTCACCCGTAGGTCCGGTCCATGAGCCGAATCCGACGATGCAGGAAGAGCCGATCGCCCGGGCCGTACGTCACGGGTTCCGTCAGCTCGGTGGTTGGTGGGATGGTCTGGAACGATCACCTGGCGCCAAGACAGCGCTGGTAATCATCGGCATCATCACCTTGGTCTTCAACACGCACTGGTTGGTGCCGATGTTGTGGGTGTTGGGCTTCATCTATGTGCCCTACTACGTCGTGCGGAACATTGTTCTGCACGTGCGACAACAGCCGACGTATGCTCAAGCACAAAGGATCGCCGACTCGCATGCCGTCCCCCATCATCCGATCACTCGTGATGCGTGGCGACGACAAATGCGTAACGGATTGCGGGCCAAGCACACCGTGACACGCGTCGCGGAACTGTGCACATCGTCCATCGCGGCGATTTTGACCTGTTTGTTCCTGGCCGTCGCCGCCGGGGTGATCGGGCTTCGCCGCGGGCCGGTCGGGCCGGCGGAATTGGCACCCTACGGCTTGTTGGCCGCGATCGGCATGATCGCGACGCTGCCGCTGTTGCTGCTGGGCAAACTGTGGGAACGTGAAGAAGGCGAAAGCCTGCGTCGCCGGATTGCACTGGCTGGTTTGGGCGCCGGCATCGGCCTTGCGACCTTTGCCATCAGCCAATACCTGTTGTTGCCGGTCGATGCGGGGCTTGCGCGAGAGATCGATTCGACCGATCTGCCGCAAGCGTTTTATGCGGACAACGGTGTTCCCTACGGTGCCGCATTTGTGGCCCACTTCGCACTGCTGTTGGCGGGGCTGCGATGGTGGAAGATGGTCGACCCGCTTCGAAAACGCCGATTGTCGTTGTGGTCGGTCGCCGTTGCCGTTGTCGGTGAATGGTTGATCCACCAGGTTTTGCCGATCCCACAGCCGTCCGGAATGATGCTGGCTGGTGGTATTGCGATCGCCGTCCAAATGTCGGCCCCGTGGGTGAATCCCGCGTTGGCAAAAGACAAAGACGTGATGAATGCGGGACGTCGCGGCGTCGGGCCGAATCGTCATGAAGCCGCTACCGCTTCGGAGGGAATGGTCTGA